GCCCTTACCCCAACCCATGGTAGCTAATAATACCATCGAAGTATTTGAAGCATCTCCGGCTCAACTAAAACAGGTTGCCGAAAAATTTGCTAAAAGTGTTAACGGGGAAATTCTTGATGATATTGAATCACCGCCGTTTATAATTCCGCCTCCAGAAATAAAAGTTATTAATCGCCCTGAATTGGATGTAGAAGACGAGGACGATTTACCTTTTTAAAAATTAGGATAGTAAGACTTACTAATTGGATTTAAACTAACATTATTTTAATTTTATCTCCTTGCTTAACATGGGAAACCCCCACAGGAAGAATAGCTAAACCGTTGGTTTGTTGTAGGTTAATCAAGTTTCCTGAATTGTGAAGCCCTTGAGAAAGATTAAAATGATATTGCCCATTAACAATATTTGCCCTTCCCCATAGATAACATTCCCTTTTTTCTTCTGCCTTCAGGTTTTCTTGACAGATAGCCTCGACAATTTGAGGTAAATAATAGTTTGTTTCTCCTGACAATTTAGATATGGCACTTTTTAGGAAACGCCAACATATTACCATGGTAGAAACTGGATTACCCGGAATCCCAAAGTATAATTTATTGTCGGGAAAAACAGCTACGGTAAGGGGTTTACCCGGTTTGATGGCTACTTTTTCCATCAATATTTTGCCCCCTAATTTAACTAATATTTCCTTGACATAGTCATATTCACCCACAGAAACTCCCCCTGTGGATAATACAAAATCGGCTTTTTCGAGGGCAGAAGCGATCGCCCCTTCTAATTGTTCTTTTTGGTCAGGTATAATGCCCATAGGGACGGAAATAGCCCCATTTTGGCTGATAAAACTATGTAATAGGTATTGATTAGAATCGATAATTTTACCTCTACTCAGGGTTTCATGGGGGTAAATCAATTCATCTCCCGTGGATAGTATGGCAACTAAGGGCGATCGCACTACATTTACTTCCGTACATTGAGCAGTGGCCAAAATAGCCATTTCAGGGGAATTTATCTTCACCCCCGCAGGTAATAAACCATCATTCGCTCCATAAAAAGAGCCTTTTTTTCTCACAAAATTTCCCCTAGGGGAAGATTCAAGTATTTTTACCAACTTACCATGGCTGTCGGTTTTCTCCTGCATTACCACCGTATCTGCCCCATCAGGCATCATTGCCCCTGTAAAAATACGAGCGCATTGATTAGACTTAATCCTTTTTTGGGGAACATAACCCGCAGGAATTTCTTCAACTATTTCTAAATAAACATCCTTACCATCCTTAATTTTTGCTAAATCCTCCGAGCGCACCCCATAACCATCCATGGCAGAATTATCCCAATAAGGAAAATCATGGGGAGAATTTATGGCTTTCCCTAATATGCGATTATAGGCTTGACTTAAATTAACCGTTTCAATTTCGTCTAATGGTTTAACATAGTCGATAATAATATCAAAGGCTTCTTGGATGGGTAACATAAAAAATTAAAAGTCAGTGTTAAGGTGCGCTGAATAAATCAGAAACTATAATTATAAAAGGTTTGAATCTATTACCAACATCAAAAACACCCAAAAATCAATACTATCCATTATCAACTATCAATTATTAATTACTATGGTGGATGAATTTAGAAGCGTTTTAGAAATCGCCACAGAAGAAGAATTACAACAACTAACTAATATTTTATTTTGCCGTCGTCTCAACCCCATCGACTATTTACAAACCCCTGCCCCCATCGATGTCCAAAGTCAGGATTTACCAAGCTGGTTAGATACCATTGAGCAAAGATTTCGCTTTTTGGGAGCAGATGGAGTAACGGTTTTAAAGCGCCGCACCCATCAAGTATCCTACCGAGAAATTTTAATTCAAGTGTGCCGTTATCTAAAAATTCCCTACGGCATATCCATGGCAACCGTTGACATTGAAACGGAGATTTTTTTACATTTACTACAAAAAGCCTGGGCAAAGTTACCCGCCCATGAACAAAACTCCATCCGTAATCAGGTAATTAAATCTTTAGCTAATGCTACCACTCCCGAGCCTTTACCCTTAAGATTACAACATGATCCCCTGAAAATTATCCTCAAGGGTAGTGGGGTTGTGGCAATTAGTTCAATTTTAAAATCTTGGTTACTCAAAAAAATTGCCCAACAATTTGCGCTCCATTTTGCCACCTATCAGGTTGCCAAAAGTGGTTTAATCAAAGGAGGTGTTGCCCTTGCTTCTGGTTTTCAAACTCAGGTAGCTTTACAAGTAGCTAAACGAGGAATGATGGTTAATACTGCCCGTTATACCGCCGTGAGGGGCGCTTTTGCCTTTTTAGGCCCGGCTTTATGGGCTTGTTTTTTTGCTGATTTGGGTTGGAGGGCGATCGCAACTAACTACACTCGTATCATTCCTGTAATATTTACTTTAGCTCAAATTAGACTCACTAGAACATAAAAAAGTGGGCAGTAACGCCCACGCAAATAGAATTTAAGGCATTGCTATCGGAAATTATTAATTACCCATTATCCAACACCTGTTAACTATTTATTTTCTGATACCTTTAGCCATATTACGGAACATATCCATATTAGTATCCGTAGAGCGACGTTTTTGAGGCTCACTAGGAACAAAAGACGACTCAGTATTAGAGCTTTCACTAGAAGAAGACTCTACAGAATTAAAACTACCTTGAATATTATTATTAAAATTATTGGGGTTTTGAAAAGCGGTTTTCTTAACCATTTTTTCAGAAGATACTTCCTGAATTAATTCTCCACCTTCCTTATTAGCTAAGGTTTTAGGGAATGTTCTGCGCACAGTTTTACTCTTACGCATATATTCAATATCGCCATAGGTTTTTGCATCATCGGGATCTAAAAAATAAGCTCCCTGAGAAGTGTTGTTATTGTTGTTTCCTCTTTTCAACCAACCAAATAAACCAGCCATTAAATTATTTCTCCTTAAGATTCTATTAAAAATTGTTACGATTATACTATGAATTATAACATATCGTTAATCTTCTTAGAAGAAAATATAATCTTTCAACCCCTATCACTCAAACCATTTCAGTAATTTGATTCATAAATTCACTATAATTGTCACAAAGAAATATATAAAATAAATAAGAAAATGGCTACAGTAGATCATGGCACCCAACATCATCACGATCACCACGGAAACAATGCCAGTCATGGTCATATTCACAGCGAAGAATCCCGCCGTAAATTAATTAATCGTTTATCCCGCATCGAAGGTCATGTTAGGGGTATTAAAACCATGATTAATGAACATAGAGACTGCCCAGAAATTCTCATTCAAATTGCCGCCATTAGAGGCGCTCTTGATCGGGTAGCCAGAATCATTTTAGATGAACATTTAAGCGAATGTATTACCCGTGCTGCCGAAGATGGTACCATAGATATAGAAATAGAAGCCCTCAAGGCTGCCCTTGATCGATTTTTGCCATCTTAGAAAAATTGAAGATGGTTAATTGGCTATTTGGTGTTATACTAAACCATAGGGAATCAAGATTTAGTGATAAGATTTTACTCAGTATTTACCGTCACATAGTTTCGTATTTATTGATAGACTTCATTAACAACATCTTTGCTCTCTACAATTTAAACAATTTAAGGAGTTCGTCAATCAATGTCGATATATGTAGGAAATCTTTCCTATAGTGTAAGCAAGGATGATCTAAATGAGGTCTTTGCAGAATATGGTACAGTAACAAGGGTTCATATTCCCACTGATAGAGAAACAGGTCGTATGCGTGGTTTTGCATTCGTAGAGATGGAAAACGAAACCCAAGAGGATGCGGCCATTGAAGCCCTAGACGGTGCTGAGTGGATGAGTCGAGAACTAAAGGTTAATAAAGCTAGACCCCGTGAAAATAGAGATTCTTTCAGGGGTGGCGGTGGTCGTAGAAATGGCGATCGCTTCTAAACCTTATTTATAGTTTAAAACCCTAGAATCCCAACTTTGATTTCTCAGTTAATATCGTGGGAAATCAAAAAAAAGAAAATATTATTTAAGAGGAAAGAATGGCTAAAAGCAATCCTAAAAAGGAAAAAGCAGAACGCAATAAGGCTTATGCTCGTCAATTTAGAAAAAAAACAACCCGTTTCAATTCTAAGTTCAAAAGAAGAGATTACAATAACTCTAATGAGCAGTCTAATAACACTGAAAACAAAGAGCAAAATTAATACGTTAATTTTTTGTGATTCATAAACCACCCCTATCCGTCAAAGAGGTGGTTTTTTTGTGTTTATTATGATTGCTTAAATTCCGTCACTAAGGTGACATTTTGCCATGCCCCTGTTTCATCGTAACGCCGAATAATCCTTAATCTCTGATTCGATTCAACTAACCAACCACATTCGAGGAAAAAGGGTTGACGATGGGTAATTTTTAATGGCACGGTGAGGGATGCGCCATCAGGTAACAATAAACAGCGAATCTGTTGCCCTGTTTCGGAAAAAGTAAGGGCGTTATTTTCTACTTGGGCAGTGGAGGTAAATTCTAAGTGAGGTGTTGTAATGGTTTGTTTTACTTGATTGCCTTTTTCTTCGAGTATCAATTTAGTTGCATACTTTTCAGGCTCACGCCAATCAGGATAAAGGGTGATAGCTTCCCCTTGCCACTCTCCGATGAGTTGATTTAATGACAGAGGAGGCTTTTCTTGTTTGGAGGTATTTTCCCTAAATTCCCTAATGAGGGTGGCTTGTTCAAAGATACTATTTTTATCAAATAATTGTACCATGCGTAAGCGGCGATCCTCTTTACAAAAACCGAACTCTGCTCCGAAGGTAGAAAAAGGGCTAAATTGTAAATTGCCTTTAGAAAAATGTCCTTCTTCAAACAGGAAAATACTACGGTTAAGATAAGTAAATTCGTTAATGTGGGGTGGGCTATCTTGCCCTAATCTTGTCACTGTTAAACGGATGGTTTTATCTTCATTTAAGCCCTCCAATTTAATTTCGGTGGGGGTGTCTTTGATAAACTCTCCTCGGGGGGAAAACTGAGTAAAAGAACCTAGCCAAACCCCTCTATTTTTTAATAAACGTTCCCATTGAGAAGACATAAATAGTTAGTAAAAATAACCTCAATTACTATATCTTATAGTAAATTGGACTTGCTAAATTGATGATCGCTCAGTCTGTAAATACTATAAAAAATGAACAATGGACGATAAGTCTTTTTTTATCTGGTCAAAAAAACTATTGCTCGATTCCTACTTGTTTGAGAATATGTAAGGGTTTATATTCTTTAATAATATCTAATTGTTCTTGATTTTTAACTAATAAAGCCCCAGCAAATCCAAGGGAATTAATAGAAATAGATTGGGCTTTAGGTTGTCTTCTAGGAATCATCATCATCCATTGTTTTGTGACTAATAAATTGTAATTTCCTCGGGATGTTTTACCATCATTTTCTATAGCTAGATAGTCTAGCATTTTCTGGTATATTTCTTCGATTATTTTCGCACATTCTAAACTTGATTTTCCTAAAAGATTGTGAAAGGCGATCGCCTGTACATAAGGCAATTCATCAAGGGTAATAATTTGATGATCTGACAATTTTGAACGATATTTAAGAACGATATTTTCTATGGGAAAACCCTGAGAATTAGGGGCAAGGGGAAATGGAATCACCTGTAAATGTTTGTGAGGTTGAGATGCTCCGGCTAAAGGTCCAGCATTATAAAATCCTAAACCGCTAACCTGTCGTAACACTTGCCAAAAAGACTCTAAATCTTTTAACGTTAATAAATTTTCTTGGGGTTCAAACTCACGGGTAATAATTAAAACATGATTATTAACAACATTATATTTATTTAAGATACAAACATGACTATCACCTAAATCATCCACATAAAGTTTATCCTCATAGGGTAAAAAAGGATTATAACTAGCTTCTTTTTGGTGTTTTTTTTGTTTTTTTTTGGCTTGTTCTTTACGTTGAATATTATCTAAAATTCTAATGATAAAATCAATGTTATTTTCTTTTAAAAATTCATACTGAGTTTCAATTGGTTTTAAGGCTTTTTCTTCTAGTGCTTGAATGGTTGTCGCACTTATTTTGCTCCATAAATCAAGATTATTATTACCCATAAATTCCTAATTAGTCTTTTTTTACAACCACATATAGTTTATGGGATGAAGGTTATTATGACTATTTTTATTAACAATATTTATTTTTAATGTATCAAAAACTTTAGATGACGATCATCCTTTAGTTCATCTCATGGGTGAGCCTATGTTCAAGGGAAAATCTAACCTTTGACTATACATACACGGTTCATCAATAAATTGAGGGGGAGTTGTTAGGGTAAAATAGTAGCAGAGAAAATAAAAAAGGATCAAAACACATTAAACTATGACCTCAGATAATCAAAATAAAAAGCTAGAGGCAATGAAAAACTTTGCCGAACAGTATGCTAAACGCACAGATACATATTTTTGCGCCGATCCTTCAGTTACTGCGGTAGTTATTCAGGGTTTAGCACAGCATAAAGAAGAATTAGGAGCGCCCCTTTGTCCTTGTCGTTATTATGAAGATAAGGAAGCAGAGGTTAAAAATACTTTTTGGAATTGCCCCTGTGTACCGATGCGCGAAAGAAAAGAGTGTCACTGTATGTTATTTATTACCCCTGACAATGAGTTTGCTGGGGAAAAACAGGAAATTTCTTGGGAAGACTTACAAGGGGTACAATAGTTTCTCTACAGTTATTTTGCCCAAAAAGTTAGAGACGTTGCGATAACGTCTCTAGTGAACATTTAATCTTCGTGATCTTCAAAAGGGTCGTCTAGTTGGGCAGAAGGAGGCCCAAAAGCTGTGTAAACTGAAAACCCTGTTAATGCTAAAAGGGCGATCGCAATGGTAGAAGCGACCACTGTTGCGGTATCCATATATTTTTACTGTTATTTTTCTTAAAACTATCTTTTATTGTGACATTCCTTCTTAACTTTTCGCAATCTTTCTCTTTTTCTTCGTACATATAATGGCAGACAAAACAATTATCTTTGACTTTGATGGTACTATTGCCAATACTTTCTCCACTGTGGTAAAGATTGTGAATCAGTTGGCTTTAGAGTTTAATTATCCCTTAGTAGATGAATCAGAAGTTTTTAGGTTAAGTAATCTCAGTTCAAAGGATATTATCAAACAGTCTCCCGTCGCACTTCATAAAATACCTTTTTTGATGAAAAAAATTAAAAAAGAGTTAAATTCACAAATAGCATTTTTGTGCGCCTTTGAAGGAATAAAGGAAACTTTGGAAAGGTTGCATCAAAGAGAATATACCTTAGGGATTATTACTTCTAATTGGGAAGAGAGTGTAAGAGAATTTTTGTGTCGTAATGGCTTAGAGGATTATTTTCAGTTTGTTTACTCTAGTAATAATCTATTTGGAAAGCATCGGACTATTAATCGGGTAATTCGTCATTGTGGTTTATCTTTGGATAATACATTTTATGTGGGAGATGAAACAAGGGATATTGAATCAGCAAGAAAAAGCAAAATTCAGGTGATTGCGGTTACTTGGGGTTTTAATTCGGCGGAAATTTTACAGCATTATCAACCCGATTTTCTCATTAATTGTCCTCAGGATTTATTAATGGCTATTGATGGAGAGGTTATCCAAACCGCTAAAAATTAATGTCTATACGAGGTATGGGATTAAAGGAAGAAAAACTAAAGCCATAATCAAAAGAAACTGTGACAATGACTACAATCAAGAAAAGAAATATTAAGTTATATTGTATTTAGGACTAAATATTAATGACGAAAATAGGTATTTATGGCAATGTCAACTATTTCGAGTGGTTTAGGCAAAGATCAAGAAATTTGGAACAATCTTAAAAAGGCGATCGCCAAAAGCTCTGGTTTTAAACAGTGGCAACAAGATAAGAAATCTAGCCCAGAACAAACCGATGAGCAAGTAAGAGAATATTTACGCTCTACCTTAGAAACTCTTGCTTACTAATCCTTTGCTTTTCCCACCATTAAAGAGTGGGATTTTTTCTATTCGGTTGACATATATAAGGTAAGAAACCTAGAATATAATTCATCTATTCAGAAATAAAAAACTTATTTATATATCCTGTGTATCAATTATCTACCGCCAAAGAAACCTTAGATCTAGCATCCGTTAACAGTCATTTAGTTGATTATAGTGCAGAGGCGATCGTTGACTGGGCAAATCAGGAATTTGGGGAACATTTGGTAATGAGTACCAGTTTTGGGATTCAGTCAGCAGTAATGTTACACCTTGTCACTCAAGTAGTTCCCGATGTGCCTATCATCTGGATTGACACAGGATATTTACCCAAAGAAACCTATACCTTCGCCGAAGAATTAACCAACCGATTAAACCTCAACCTCAAAGTATATCAATCGGAAATGAGTCCTGCCAGAATGGAAGCTCTTTATGGTAAACTTTGGCAAGATAAAAGCGTTGAGTCTTTAAATCTTTATGATCGCATCAGGAAAGTAGAACCCATGCAAAGAGCCTTAAAAGAACTAAAAGCCGAAGCATGGTTAGCAGGTTTGAGACAAAACCAGACCAAATTCCGTCAACAATTAGAGTACGTCAACAAACAAGGGGAACACTATAAAATTTTACCTATTCTTAAATGGAGTTCTCGAGATATTTACGAATATTTAACAAACCATGACTTACCCTATCATCCCTACTTCGATAAAGGTTATGTATCCGTAGGAGATTGGCATTCTAGCCGTCCATTAAGTGCCACCGATGGCGATGAAAGGGATACCCGTTTTCATGGGGTAAAACAAGAGTGTGGGTTACATTTACCCCTCAGTAATGATGAAGCCCAAAGTCTTGATTCTAGTCAATTATAAGTTGGGGAATAGGGAACAGGCAACGGGCAACGGTGATAAAAAACTAATTGGTAGGGTGGCTATTGCCCACTGTGTAATTATTGATTCTGAGGTGCTATACTTCATCGAATTAATAAAGTTTACCTTCACCCACCGTGTAATGAATTACACGGCTAACAGTCAATGTTCAATAAATTGAACTAAGGCTAATTACTATAATACCTTTTTTCAAATCTGTAACCTGTAAACATAACAAAAATCAAGTCTGTAGGATGGGCATTGCCCACCATTTAAAACAACAAAATTTATAGAGGCTGCACCAATTAGTTAAAATATGAAAACCATTGCCTATTCCCTGCCTTCACGACTCCACTTTTTAGGCAAACTTTATTTAAACTGCTTCATCAGAGTAGCCATTTCAATGGCATTCATGGCATAACCCCAACCGTGGTTACTCTTAATACCTGCCCTTTCTAAAGCCTGTTGCATGGTATCAGTGGTTAAAACACCGAAAATAATTGGTACTCCCGTTTGTACAGAAGCTGATGCCACCCCTTTGGCTACCTCGTTGGATACATAGTCAAAATGGGGGGTATCACCTCGAATAACCGCCCCTAAACAAATGATGGCATCATATTTTTTGGTTTCTGCTAACTTACGGGAGACGAGGGGAATTTCAAAGCTACCGGGTACCCAAGCATAGTCCACCTGTTCTCCTTCTGGGTTTACATCAATGCCATGCCTTTTTAAACAATCCTGACAGGCGGTTAATAATTTATTGGTGATCAAATCATTAAAACGCCCAATTACCAATGCAAAACGTAGATTGGGAATATCTTGGGTAAAATTACCTTCAAAAACTGCCATATTTAAAAATAAAAAATTACTTATTGCTAGGAAAATAATAGGGCTTATACGAAAGCCCCTTTTGGTTAAAAAAATTGTTGTTTATTCTGTTCAGAAAATCTTTAAGAAATGTTAATTTTTATTAAGAACTTTTGAACTTAAACGACGAAAAAGTTAAGTACAGCGACGGCAATTACTAGGGCTACCCACAAACCAGAACCAATATAGAGAATGGATTTAGACTGTTCCCAATTTTGGGGAGAGGCATAAGCAACGGGTACATAAACGATCATTACAAAGGAAAAAAGAACCAATGCTGTTAAAAGTAATTGGAATATAGCTCCCATCTTTTTTAATCTCCTTGAATATATTTTTTTACTAAACAAACTTTCTTAAAATAGTTTAGGCTAATTTGGGACATTTTGGGAAATAGGCAATGGGGAATGGGCAATGGTAATGATATGGTGGTGTTTCAATTGTTAAGGTGATTGAATAATGTTTGAGTGGGTGATGTTGAAATATCCTCTTTTTGTTTATTACAGAGAATTTTGGCTTTAAAACCCCATCATCAAAATTTATTAACCTAAAATTGGGCTTCTCATAATCCTTAAAACTTAATATTTATAATCACTAGTAAAAAACTATTCCCCGTTCCCTGTTCCCCGCCCTGATTAATATATTATTGAAACAGGATTTAGTATAATTAGTGGCATAGGCATTAAGTTTTTATAAAAAATCGATATTAATAACCTTTATGACTAATATGGTATTAGGAAGTGCTATAGTTACTCCGACGAAGTCTGAACAAACTGTCCGCAAACCGTACCCTAATTATAAGGTTATCGTTTTGGATGATGATTTTAATACTTTTGAACACGTGGCTAGTTGTTTGATGCGCTATATTCCGAAGATGACGGAGGAGTTGGCGTGGAATTTGACGAATCAGGTACATTTTCAAGGTCAAGCGATGGTTTGGGCTGGCCCGTTGGAACAGGCGGAGTTGTATCATCAACAGTTAAGGAGAGAGGGTTTGACCATGGCACCATTGGAGGCAGCATGAGTAAGTCATCGGAAGGGCGCATTGTTTGGAATCATTCGACTCATTTGGATGGTTTGATCCCTATTTTGGAAAAGTTGGTAGTTTATGAAGGGATTCGCACCATTACTCCTGCGGTTTTGAGTCGATCGCGCAGTCACATTCCCCATTTAAAATTAAAGGTTTCTGTACCTATTCGGGGAGGGTTTAAGCTCATTGCCCGTCAGGGGAAAAGTGTGCAGGAGGTTTTTATTATTACGGATTTGACTCAGGCTGAGTTAGAAGGTGCGATCGCCGATATTCTTTAAATGAGGGAATAGGCAATGGGGAATGGGCAATAGTTTTTTTAGGTTAACTAATTTTCAATAGGGTTCAATAATTGTCCATTGTTAATTGTTAATTGTCCATTGTTTCTTTGGTGGATCTGGGGTGATACTATAGCTTATAGTCTCTTTACAATTATTTATATATGGCAAGTATCAACGATAATTATTTAAAATTAAAGGCTGGTTATTTATTCCCTGAAATCGGTAGAAGGGTAAGCGCTTTTGCTCAGGAAAATCCCGAGGCAAATATTATTAAATTGGGCATTGGTGATGTTACCGAACCCTTACCCCAAGCCTGTCGTGATGCTATGATGAAGGCGATTGAGGATATGGGCGATCGCACCTCATTTAAAGGATATGGCCCTGAACAGGGATACGGCTGGTTAAGGGAAAAAATTGCCCAGAACGATTTTCAAGCTCTTGGGTGTGATGTATCCCCCGAAGAAATCTTCATCTCCGATGGCTCTAAGTGCGACTGTGGTAACATTTTAGACATTTTTGGCAAAAATAACAAAATTGCCGTTACTGACCCCGTATATCCCGTTTACGTGGATACTAATGTAATGGCAGGACACACGGGAGACGCTAACGAGAAAGGAGAATATGAAGGTTTAGTATATCTCCCCATCAGTGCTAATAATGATTTTACCGCCGAAATTCCCTCCGAGGCAGTGGATTTAATTTACCTTTGTTTCCCCAACAACCCCACAGGCGCCACCGCCACCAAGGAATATTTACAAAAATGGGTGAACTACGCCCAAGAAAATGGCTCTATCATTCTTTTTGATGCCGCTTATGAAGCATTTATCACCGATCCTAATTTACCTCATTCCATCTTTGAAATTGAAGGAGCGAGAGAATGTGCGATCGAATTTCGTTCTTTTTCCAAAAATGCAGGATTCACGGGAACTCGTTGCGCCTTTACCGTAGTACCCAAAAATCTCAAAGGCAAAGCCAGTGATGGTTCTGAAGTAGAAATCTGGAAACTCTGGAATCGTCGTCAATCCACCAAATTTAATGGTGTATCCTACATTGTCCAAAGGGGTGCCGAAGCGGTATATTCCCCCGAAGGAAAAGCCGAAATTAGCCAATTAGTAAACTTCTACCTTGAAAATGCCAGTATCATTCGCCAAGAGTTAACCAAAGCAGGTTTAACCGTCTATGGTGGCGTAAATGCTCCCTATGTGTGGGTAAAAACCCCTGATGCTTTATCTAGTTGGGATTTCTTTGATAAATTGCTTCACAACGTGCATATCGTGGGTACTCCAGGTTCTGGATTTGGTGCGGCTGGGGAAGGTTATTTCCGTCTGAGTGCATTTAACAGTCGTGAAAATGTCATCGAAGCTATGAAGCGCATTACCACTACTTTTAATTTCGCTTAATGGTTTTATGATAAAGGGGCAGATCTTTTTTTTGAAAGGGTTTGCCCTTTTTTTATGCAATTTGTAAAGTTTTTTGGGGCAAGACACAAAATAAGTCTGATAAAATTCTTAATTCTTCGGGATAACAAGGTTTAGGGTATTCCTCTAACCAGATAGGAGGCACAAGCATGGGATCATATTCTTCTACATGGTATATTTTTCCACCGTGTTGCTTCAGTTGAACTGGGGTACCGGGTTGAAAAATCTTTGCTTCTTCTTGTTCCCATTGTGTAGAATCCATACGGTTTCTCCTTTTCTTATTTCTGTATAAAATTATACCAAAAATTCAG
This sequence is a window from Cyanobacterium stanieri LEGE 03274. Protein-coding genes within it:
- a CDS encoding LL-diaminopimelate aminotransferase, with the protein product MASINDNYLKLKAGYLFPEIGRRVSAFAQENPEANIIKLGIGDVTEPLPQACRDAMMKAIEDMGDRTSFKGYGPEQGYGWLREKIAQNDFQALGCDVSPEEIFISDGSKCDCGNILDIFGKNNKIAVTDPVYPVYVDTNVMAGHTGDANEKGEYEGLVYLPISANNDFTAEIPSEAVDLIYLCFPNNPTGATATKEYLQKWVNYAQENGSIILFDAAYEAFITDPNLPHSIFEIEGARECAIEFRSFSKNAGFTGTRCAFTVVPKNLKGKASDGSEVEIWKLWNRRQSTKFNGVSYIVQRGAEAVYSPEGKAEISQLVNFYLENASIIRQELTKAGLTVYGGVNAPYVWVKTPDALSSWDFFDKLLHNVHIVGTPGSGFGAAGEGYFRLSAFNSRENVIEAMKRITTTFNFA